A region of the Gemmatimonadota bacterium genome:
CACTTCGGTTGATCCGTCCTCACCACGGAAGGACACCGCGTCGAAGGCAAACTCGAGGAGTTCACCGCCGAAGTCATGGGTGTAGACCTCGGGACTGCGGGCGATCAGTTCGGTTGCGCGTTGACGGGGGTGGAACCGATCCTGGCGGACCATATCCCGGGTGAAGTTGCTGACGGCCTTGAGTGGATAGTCGAATTTCCCATCTTTCAACGTGTCCACGAAGAACAGTTCCAGGTCGTGCCGTACGTAGACCCAGCTTTCCACCACGTATCCGGGCTGGGTCTCCATCTCGCTTCGCGCGATGAGCCAGGCCGCTTCCACCCGGTTCACCGTCCGTTGCATCATGGGCAGTGGCGACTCGCTGTCATGAAGCTGCAGCCTGTAGCCGGTCAGGAGGTTCTTTTCGCGAATCGCGTCCACGGCCGGGTTTCCGGTAAGCATGTGGGGGATGTCCGGATCTTCATAGTGGCGAAACACGAAGCGCCGCCGGTCGTCGGGCGCTCCGTAGCGGATGTAGATCTCGCCGCGGCGGTCGTAGGGTTGCTGTCCCCCGGAGAAATGAACCCTGGCGTACATGACGCGACGGTAGTGCTCGACCAGGCGCTCGTTCTCTTTCGTTGCCGGATTCGCGTCCCGCTCGTTCCAGAAGGTACGCCACAGGGATTCGCGTTCCGGTCCGGTCGCCGATTCCCAGGCCTGCAGTTCCTCCAGCGGCGCGACATGGCGCAGATCCCTGTAGACCGCCCGTTCATCCGCGTCCAGCAGGGCGACATAGTCTTCCAGGGCCTCCTGCAGTTGCCCGTAATCTCCTTTGGATCCAAGGGACAGCACCTCGAATTGCGCCAGCATGGTACGGACCCTGGCCGGCGCGTCCTCACCCAGTTGCCATACCAGCCCCCTGAGTTGCACAACCCCGAAATCGTAACGTTCGGAACGATGATTCACGTCGGCGAAACGCAGCAGCGATTCGTCGTGATCCGGATTGACGCGGTATTGGTACATATACGCCGCGATCGCTTTCTCGTGTTCCGGCTCCGGCGGGCTGTCGTAGCAGCGGCCGAGTTGGAAGTAGGCGTCCGGATGCGAGGGGTTCAGCTCTACGGTTTTCTGGAAATACCGTCTCCCGTCTTTATCGCTGCCGATCAACCTGCTCGTCCGGACCTGGTCCATGTAGGTCATGCCCAGGTAGTAGTGAATATCCGCGTTATCGGGTTCGGCTTCGATCGCGTTCCGCAGCGCCTTACGGGCGTCGAGCCGCCGGTTGGGAGAGCGCATGTACACCATGGCCATGCCGACGTGGCCGGGCGCCCAGTGCCTGTCCAACTGTGTGGCCCGCCTGAACGCCTTCAACGCTTCATCATCGTTTCCGAAGGCCAACCAGGCCATACCAAGCCAGGAACGCGCCGGCGCTGATCTTCCCTCGTCGCGCACCGCCTGCTGGAAGAGGGGCAGGGCTTCGTCGAATCGACCCTGCTGGTAAAGGGATTTGCCGGTTTCGAGGGGGGTTTCCAGGGGGGAAGGACTTTCAACAGATGCCGGTTGGCCGGTAGCAGGCTGTGATGCCACTTCCAGCGTCATCGCGCATGCGGAAATCATCAGCAGGAAGTGTCGAGCAATCAATTTCGTAACTCCTTCAGAATGGGTACGAGAGCGCCGTTTGTAATTCAAGTTAACGCGGGACGGACCGAACATCAATAGTGTGATACCCTACTTTACTCAAGTAGGGCATCCTGAAGTCAACAACGATGCCGGGGAGAAGAATTGAATATCCAGGAGAGTAGGACGCTGCCGGGGGATGCTGAAAAGGCGCTCGATTCATTTCGGGCGCCTTTTCTATTTGGGGCCTACGCCGCGGCTTCCCGCACGATGCGCCCGTCGAAGAGACGGATGATCCGGTGGGCGTGGTCGGCCAGCGTCTGGTCGTGGGTCACCATCATGATGGTCGTGCCCGCCTCGTTGAGGCCGCTTAGCAGTTCCATCACCTCGGCGCCGTTGGCCGAGTCCAGGTTACCCGTCGGCTCGTCGGCCAGGATCAGCTTTGGATTGCCGATGACCGCCCGCGCCACGGCTACGCGCTGCTGCTGGCCACCGGAAAGCTGCTGCGGGAAGTGGTTCCTGCGGTGAGGGATCTGCATGTGCTCCATGGCCGCGTCCACCCGCTGCTTGCGCTCCTGCTTGGACGTGCCCAGGTAGATCAGCGGCAGCTCGATGTTCTCGTAGACCGTGAGTTCGTCGATCAGGTTGAAGCTTTGGAAGACGAAGCCGATGTTGGCCTTGCGCAGGTTGGCCCGCTGGCGCTCGGAGTGGCCGGACACTTCCTGGTCCAGGAAGTAGTACTCCCGGCCCGAGGGGTTGTCGAGGAGGCCGAGGATGTTGAGCAGGGTGGACTTGCCGCAGCCCGAGGGTCCCATGACCGCCACGAACTCGCCTTCGTCCACGGCCATGGTCACGTCGTTCAGCGCCGTCGTCTCCACCTCTTCCGTCGTGTAGAGCTTATTGAGGTTGCTGGTCGTTATCATCATATGCCCCTTTGCGATTCAGATCGGTACTCACTGCTTCTCAATCGTACATCAGCGACTCCACCAGCGGACTCGCGTTTTTCCTCAAAACCTGAAAGGCCACCGTGCCCAGCACAAGTACCAGGGCCGCCGAACCAGCCAATACGAACTCGCCAACGCCCAGCGCGGCATTGAATTCGTACATCCCGAGCCAGAAGCTCAGCAGCATATAGGCGGGCGGGCAGGCCAGCAGGATCGCGACCGCCAGGGGCAGCGCGAACTGCCTGCCGATCAGGGCCGTCGTGTTGAACGTCGATGCGCCCAGTACGCTTCGGATACCGATTTCCTTCGTTCTCCGGTTGATGTTCAACAGGCTCAGGCTGTATACGCCCAGCAGGGCGACTGACAGCGTGATGATGGAGATGTATAGCGCCACGTCTCCCAGCAACCGTTCTCTTTGATAGAACCGGCCGATGTCGTCTTCCAGGTAGTAGTACTCAAAGGGCAAACCCCCGGAGATTCGGTCCCAGGCCGATTTGACGGTCGACAGGGTCTCCCGCAATCCCTCCGGTCTTGTTTTGATCAGGAGAAACCGGATTCTGTCGGGAGCAAGACGCAGGACTACCGGCTCCAGGTCGTATTGCAACGACCGGTAATGGTAATCTTCCGTCACGCCGATCACGCGGGCTTTGTCGACGGGAATAGCCTCTCCGATCGGATCTTCCCACCCCATTTCCCTTACCAGCGCTTCATTGACGATCACGCCTTCTGTCTCATCCGTGGCGTGTGCTCTTGAAAAATCGCGTCCTTCCGCCAACGCAATGCCCAGCGTGGACAGATAGTCGTAATCCACGTGGTATTCGTAGGCCGAAAACCGCTTGCCCGACCTGTCGGTGTGGCCTATCTGACCCAACCCCCTCATCGGTCCGAATGAGCTCGACGCCGCCGAGACATGGGTGATCTGAGGGTAGTCGTCCAGCGCCTCTCTCACAGGCCCGAGCATCCCGGCGTCGGGCATGCTTACGACAAGCACATTCGACGCGTCGAAGCCGAGATCCTGGTCGGCGAAGTATTGAAGCTGGCGAAGAATGGTGAACAGGCAGATCATCAGGAAGATCGAAAGCGTGAACTGCATGGTGACAAGCACTTTGCTCAAGATCGTCAATGCCCCGGCCTTTACATGATGCGTCAGGATGGAGGTGGGATCGAGGCGGGACATGTAGAGCGCGGGATAGCTTCCGGATACGAGGACGACCAGACCCGTCAGGCCGATCAGCGCCAGGAGCGTCGACTCGCTGTCGAAGTAATCGATACGAAGATCCTTGGCGAACAGGCCGTTGAATCCGGGAAGCAGCAGATGGGCTAATGACAAACCCAGTATCAGCGCGGCCACACCCACCAGCAACGCCTCCCCCCAGAACTGTCCGATAAGCTGAGCGCGGGTTCCGCCCAGCGTCTTGCGCACGCCGACTTCCTTTCCGCGAAGCGCCGACCTGCCCAGCGTCACGTTGATGAAGTTGATGCACGCGATGAACAGAAGGAGGAAACCGAGCGTTCCCAGCACATACGAGACGACAATGTCGCTCTTTGGAAAGAGGTCGAACAATATCGAAGAATCCAAATAGATGCCGGCCAACGGCTGAAGTCCCATTACGCTGGCATCTATCCCCCGAAACCTGGGGAAGTGATTTTCAACGAAGTCCGGAAACTGGGCCTCCAGGGTCCCGGCGACCTCCGGGGTGGTCAATTCCACGAGGGTAGCCGCGACAGACTGGCTCCAGTTCCGATTCCAGTTGTCGCCGGTCTCCGTAAGGGTCTTCATCGAAATCAGAAAGTCGAACTGAAAGATGGTATTGGCGGGAACGCGGACCACGCCGGCCACCTGGTGTCTCCGGTCGTCCATGGTCAGCCAATTCCCGACGGGGTCGGCGTTTCCGAAGTACTTCTCTGCGATTTTCTCATTCAGTATTACCTGGGAACTGCTTTCGAGGGCGCCTTCGAGATAGCCGGATACGGCCTGAAAGGTAAGTATCTCGAAAAACCCAGGGTCGGCACGGAACACCGTTTCTTCGCGGACGGTCACGTCTCCATGACTCACCAGAACCGGCCCGGTATTGGCATATCGAACGGTTCGGACGATGCCCGCATAGGCGTCTTCCAGCGCTGGTCCAAGGGGAACGGGCGTAATCCCGATCGTGCGATACTCCCCCATGAAGGCCGTTTGGGTGACGCGAAATACGTTAGCGCCCTTTTCATGGAAGCCATCGTAACTCAGTTCCTGCCGGACGAGCAGGAAGATCAGGATGCACAAGGCCATGGCCACGGACAGGCCGAGTACGTTGATGACGCTGTGCCCTTTGCCCCGCATGATGTTTCTCAGGGCGGTTTTCAGGTAGTTCCCGATCATCGTTCTGCTCCTTTCGGCTTCACGCAGGTTGTTTCTGAAGCACAGAGAAGGGGCCATGCGATTGTGCAGACGACCCGGCTCGTACCTGCAGCTGTGCCTTCTTCCTGCTAAACAATAGGAAGATCAGACCGATTGCCTATAGGGCGATTACCTGATTTGGCGCGGGATTTTCCCTTAAATCTCGAGAAAATCCGTATGTTTGTCGGAATTGTCGGGAGGGGATAACAGAACCTGCGGAGGACTTTGCTACAGATCGACCAGGCCCTGTCTGATTGGCAGCGCGCCGGCTATCTTCAGATTTACTCATCGAGGAAAGTAAGGCGATATTTCAGGGCAATACGGACGAGGTCCGGCAGATTGCGGGCTTCCAGCTTTTTCACAAGATTGGTCCGATGTGTTTCGACTGTTTTGGCGCTGATGTTCAGAATGTTAGCCGCGGCCTGATTTGTATGGCCTTCGGCAATCAAT
Encoded here:
- a CDS encoding tetratricopeptide repeat protein, whose product is MFGPSRVNLNYKRRSRTHSEGVTKLIARHFLLMISACAMTLEVASQPATGQPASVESPSPLETPLETGKSLYQQGRFDEALPLFQQAVRDEGRSAPARSWLGMAWLAFGNDDEALKAFRRATQLDRHWAPGHVGMAMVYMRSPNRRLDARKALRNAIEAEPDNADIHYYLGMTYMDQVRTSRLIGSDKDGRRYFQKTVELNPSHPDAYFQLGRCYDSPPEPEHEKAIAAYMYQYRVNPDHDESLLRFADVNHRSERYDFGVVQLRGLVWQLGEDAPARVRTMLAQFEVLSLGSKGDYGQLQEALEDYVALLDADERAVYRDLRHVAPLEELQAWESATGPERESLWRTFWNERDANPATKENERLVEHYRRVMYARVHFSGGQQPYDRRGEIYIRYGAPDDRRRFVFRHYEDPDIPHMLTGNPAVDAIREKNLLTGYRLQLHDSESPLPMMQRTVNRVEAAWLIARSEMETQPGYVVESWVYVRHDLELFFVDTLKDGKFDYPLKAVSNFTRDMVRQDRFHPRQRATELIARSPEVYTHDFGGELLEFAFDAVSFRGEDGSTEVDLTYSIPVWQFGDITDEKGDRTWLNNQVTVRDTVQTPVLSRAYRFGPIDRPERQAGNRELQGAAFTLAANLTAPSGVFTAAVEMRDEATRRIGVYKKSVSFTDYSGGGLLISDLKLSTAITPSASPGPFVRKGLSVVPNPGRLYPRGHLVYVYYEVYNLKMDEDGRTSYETLYEITPKGMPAFRNRRARPPGDMQTVMSFFEGAGHAEEEAEFTALDTTDLEAGEYVLTVTLTDRYGDDSVSKSVNFMVVEP
- a CDS encoding ABC transporter ATP-binding protein; amino-acid sequence: MITTSNLNKLYTTEEVETTALNDVTMAVDEGEFVAVMGPSGCGKSTLLNILGLLDNPSGREYYFLDQEVSGHSERQRANLRKANIGFVFQSFNLIDELTVYENIELPLIYLGTSKQERKQRVDAAMEHMQIPHRRNHFPQQLSGGQQQRVAVARAVIGNPKLILADEPTGNLDSANGAEVMELLSGLNEAGTTIMMVTHDQTLADHAHRIIRLFDGRIVREAAA
- a CDS encoding FtsX-like permease family protein; translation: MAPSLCFRNNLREAERSRTMIGNYLKTALRNIMRGKGHSVINVLGLSVAMALCILIFLLVRQELSYDGFHEKGANVFRVTQTAFMGEYRTIGITPVPLGPALEDAYAGIVRTVRYANTGPVLVSHGDVTVREETVFRADPGFFEILTFQAVSGYLEGALESSSQVILNEKIAEKYFGNADPVGNWLTMDDRRHQVAGVVRVPANTIFQFDFLISMKTLTETGDNWNRNWSQSVAATLVELTTPEVAGTLEAQFPDFVENHFPRFRGIDASVMGLQPLAGIYLDSSILFDLFPKSDIVVSYVLGTLGFLLLFIACINFINVTLGRSALRGKEVGVRKTLGGTRAQLIGQFWGEALLVGVAALILGLSLAHLLLPGFNGLFAKDLRIDYFDSESTLLALIGLTGLVVLVSGSYPALYMSRLDPTSILTHHVKAGALTILSKVLVTMQFTLSIFLMICLFTILRQLQYFADQDLGFDASNVLVVSMPDAGMLGPVREALDDYPQITHVSAASSSFGPMRGLGQIGHTDRSGKRFSAYEYHVDYDYLSTLGIALAEGRDFSRAHATDETEGVIVNEALVREMGWEDPIGEAIPVDKARVIGVTEDYHYRSLQYDLEPVVLRLAPDRIRFLLIKTRPEGLRETLSTVKSAWDRISGGLPFEYYYLEDDIGRFYQRERLLGDVALYISIITLSVALLGVYSLSLLNINRRTKEIGIRSVLGASTFNTTALIGRQFALPLAVAILLACPPAYMLLSFWLGMYEFNAALGVGEFVLAGSAALVLVLGTVAFQVLRKNASPLVESLMYD